One genomic segment of Novisyntrophococcus fermenticellae includes these proteins:
- a CDS encoding Flp1 family type IVb pilin yields MKELQAFWKEEDAVAVVEVILVLVVLVALVVIFKKQLVSLVNDILSKITSQSKEI; encoded by the coding sequence ATGAAAGAGCTGCAGGCATTTTGGAAAGAAGAAGACGCTGTTGCTGTTGTAGAAGTTATATTGGTTCTAGTCGTCCTGGTTGCACTTGTAGTTATATTTAAAAAGCAACTTGTCAGCTTAGTAAATGACATTCTGTCAAAAATCACCAGTCAAAGCAAAGAAATTTAA
- a CDS encoding type II secretion system F family protein: MQKKQMILISSAALSFSIVFFMKDIIASRAITEYTLERNTPGEGTRDETLEYELSDGTGGEVTLTIPEGNYKLGEVERFLEQALQQLDQHIIGDNKSWNHISHNLNLVSSVPDSPVNISWISSRTDILDYDGNLSDKIPNEGVEITLDAELSLQGKKEHYQRAIKVYPPEASSLSEELKQTAEKSNENLEGNQYLLPETLNGKRIIWKYKISTQGVTLLFLTLLGISAAYIAQKQEASQLQERRREQMMLDYPDIISKFLLLLSAGLSIRNCFERIALDYNKLQKSGTVETHAVYEEIVITCHEIKSGLSEQKAYESFGKRCDCSAYKTLATLLSQSLKKGSKGIMDLLEREAQDAFEDRKRRARIIGDKAGTKLLIPMIMMFAIVLVLLVVPAYLSFSL, translated from the coding sequence ATGCAGAAAAAACAAATGATTCTCATCTCTTCGGCCGCCCTTTCCTTCAGCATAGTCTTCTTTATGAAAGACATAATTGCATCAAGAGCAATTACCGAATATACATTGGAAAGAAACACACCAGGGGAAGGCACCAGAGACGAAACACTTGAATACGAACTGAGTGACGGCACCGGCGGAGAAGTTACACTGACAATCCCCGAAGGCAATTATAAATTAGGAGAAGTTGAGCGGTTTCTGGAACAGGCTCTGCAGCAATTGGATCAACATATTATAGGAGATAATAAATCATGGAATCACATTAGCCACAATCTGAATTTAGTCTCATCCGTGCCGGACAGTCCTGTCAATATATCCTGGATCAGCAGCCGTACCGACATACTTGATTATGATGGGAACCTCTCAGATAAAATTCCCAATGAAGGTGTTGAAATTACATTGGATGCAGAACTTAGTCTTCAGGGAAAAAAAGAACACTATCAAAGAGCAATTAAAGTTTACCCACCGGAAGCTTCCAGTTTAAGTGAGGAATTGAAGCAAACTGCAGAAAAATCAAATGAGAATCTGGAGGGAAATCAGTACCTTCTTCCGGAAACCCTAAATGGAAAACGGATTATCTGGAAGTATAAGATCTCTACTCAGGGTGTAACTCTTCTATTTCTTACTCTCCTCGGCATTTCAGCCGCTTATATTGCCCAAAAGCAGGAAGCCAGCCAACTTCAGGAACGCCGCAGGGAGCAGATGATGTTGGACTACCCGGATATAATAAGTAAGTTCCTTCTATTATTAAGTGCCGGTCTCAGTATTCGTAACTGCTTTGAACGTATCGCTCTCGATTATAACAAGCTGCAGAAATCCGGGACCGTAGAAACTCATGCAGTATATGAAGAGATCGTAATTACCTGCCATGAAATAAAAAGTGGACTTTCAGAGCAAAAAGCTTACGAAAGCTTCGGAAAAAGATGTGATTGTTCTGCTTATAAAACATTGGCAACTCTCTTATCGCAAAGCCTGAAAAAGGGTAGTAAGGGAATTATGGATTTATTAGAAAGGGAGGCTCAGGATGCCTTTGAAGACCGAAAAAGGCGTGCACGAATAATCGGTGATAAGGCTGGTACCAAACTATTGATTCCGATGATTATGATGTTTGCCATTGTTTTAGTTCTATTGGTCGTACCTGCCTACCTGTCTTTTTCGCTGTAA
- a CDS encoding type II secretion system F family protein yields MKQRYDRYVFSAREWTYIALQIIALSLILNYLFYRSIWGMLLILPAGWIYLKEQQRRKLRILRQKLYYHFKDAVSALHTAIRTGYSLENALHEAYLDLLHTYGKSDVMVRELHAMYNQIQLKVSVEDLFTDLGSRSRIEDIETFAHVIRIAKRTGGNLDQVLQDIWRTLSEKIDTKQEIDAGIAAKKYEQTIMSLMPAGIILYLQFTFPSLLSEMYTTPIGRIVMSMCLAVYGAAYLLGTKIVDIEV; encoded by the coding sequence ATGAAACAACGTTATGACAGATATGTCTTTTCAGCAAGAGAATGGACTTATATAGCACTTCAGATAATTGCCTTATCTCTGATATTAAATTATCTGTTCTACCGAAGCATCTGGGGTATGCTGCTTATCCTCCCCGCAGGATGGATTTATTTGAAAGAACAGCAAAGACGTAAGCTGAGGATCTTACGGCAAAAATTATATTATCATTTCAAAGATGCCGTATCTGCCCTGCACACTGCAATCCGTACCGGGTATTCCCTGGAAAACGCTTTACATGAGGCTTATCTGGATCTGCTACATACCTATGGGAAATCCGATGTAATGGTAAGGGAACTCCATGCAATGTACAATCAGATACAGCTAAAGGTCAGTGTAGAAGATTTATTCACAGACCTCGGAAGCAGAAGCAGAATTGAAGATATAGAAACCTTTGCCCATGTAATTAGAATCGCCAAACGAACTGGAGGAAATCTGGATCAGGTTTTGCAGGACATATGGCGTACATTAAGCGAAAAAATAGATACGAAGCAGGAAATAGACGCAGGAATTGCTGCAAAAAAATATGAACAGACCATTATGAGTCTGATGCCTGCGGGAATCATCTTGTATCTTCAATTTACATTTCCCTCTCTTCTGTCGGAAATGTATACTACCCCTATTGGCAGAATCGTTATGAGTATGTGTCTGGCTGTATACGGAGCTGCCTATCTTCTGGGAACTAAAATCGTGGATATAGAGGTCTGA
- a CDS encoding CpaF family protein encodes MEELRNQLLQQLDMSREIDDQEILDCIDELVLKDGKDTPLTITEKNRLRRELFDSIRKLDVLQELIDDDEITEIMVNGYQDIFVERGGIIQKYDRQFSSPDKLDDVIQQIVGQCNRVVNEQIPIVDARLENGSRVNVVLKPIALNGPIISIRRFPDSPITMSSLVSGESLTQEAADFLQKLVVSGYSIMIGGGTSSGKTTFLNALSYFIPSAERVITIEDNAELQIQNVSNLVRLESRTSNMGESLEITMDDLIKSALRMRPNRIIVGEIRGGEARSYITSLNLGHNGSMATAHANSAGEMISRLEMMVLMGMELPLPAIRRQIASGVEILIHLGRDTQGRRRVEEIAEVLGLEQEEVRFHTLYERKGGALMQTNSLLHREKLKRAGL; translated from the coding sequence ATGGAGGAACTTAGAAACCAACTACTGCAGCAGCTTGATATGAGCAGAGAAATTGATGATCAGGAAATTCTGGACTGCATTGATGAACTGGTGTTAAAAGACGGAAAGGATACCCCCCTCACGATTACAGAAAAGAATCGCTTACGCAGAGAACTGTTTGACTCCATACGAAAACTGGATGTACTTCAGGAATTAATTGACGATGATGAGATTACAGAAATCATGGTAAATGGATATCAGGACATATTTGTTGAACGGGGAGGAATCATTCAGAAATATGACCGCCAGTTTTCATCGCCCGATAAGCTGGACGACGTAATACAGCAAATTGTAGGGCAATGCAACCGGGTTGTCAATGAACAAATACCGATTGTAGATGCAAGACTGGAAAACGGTTCCAGAGTGAATGTTGTTTTAAAGCCCATTGCATTGAATGGCCCCATCATCAGCATCCGACGTTTCCCTGATTCTCCCATTACTATGTCAAGTCTTGTCTCAGGCGAAAGCCTTACTCAGGAAGCCGCAGATTTTCTTCAAAAGCTTGTTGTCTCAGGCTATTCCATTATGATAGGAGGGGGCACCTCTTCAGGAAAGACAACTTTTCTAAATGCACTTTCTTACTTTATTCCATCCGCCGAAAGAGTTATTACCATTGAAGACAACGCTGAACTCCAGATACAAAATGTCAGTAATCTGGTCCGCCTCGAAAGCAGGACCTCCAATATGGGTGAGAGCCTTGAGATTACCATGGATGATTTGATAAAATCAGCTCTCCGCATGCGTCCGAACCGTATTATTGTCGGCGAAATCCGCGGCGGAGAAGCCAGATCTTATATCACTTCCCTAAATCTGGGTCATAATGGAAGTATGGCGACAGCACACGCAAACTCAGCTGGCGAGATGATCAGCCGTCTGGAAATGATGGTACTGATGGGCATGGAACTTCCACTGCCTGCGATTCGCCGCCAAATAGCCTCCGGAGTTGAAATTCTAATACATCTTGGCCGGGATACTCAAGGCAGGCGCAGGGTAGAAGAAATTGCAGAGGTTCTGGGACTGGAACAGGAAGAAGTTAGGTTTCACACCTTATACGAACGAAAGGGTGGTGCCCTGATGCAGACAAATTCCTTGCTGCACAGAGAAAAACTGAAGAGGGCAGGGCTATGA
- a CDS encoding P-loop NTPase family protein, with translation MNRHKSIFAVCDLEVEYAYNFMEYLNHKKNIPFEVQAFTGPEVLCSYAREHPIEILLISGKAINDAVKQLKVNMLIVLSEGVHHPELDQYPSVYKYQSSDNVIREVMSCYGADKEPHQETPVLKHETQIIGVYSPIGRTQKTSFALTLGQILAKDRAVLYLNLENFSGFDLLLEQNFDHTLSDLLYFLRQENVNLPYKLGGMVQSIQNLDFVPPALCPMDIQCTTCEEWMSLIDMIVKDSSYEILILDLGDGVHELFRILESCEQIYVPIRSDAFSIAKIAQFEHLLHVWGHDSLPKKIQKIKPPFHTTNHTGRSYIENLVWSELGDHIREMRRRENLF, from the coding sequence ATGAACAGACATAAAAGTATATTTGCCGTATGTGATCTTGAGGTGGAATACGCTTATAATTTTATGGAGTACTTAAACCATAAGAAAAATATCCCATTCGAAGTTCAGGCTTTTACCGGCCCCGAAGTTCTTTGCAGCTACGCCCGGGAGCATCCGATTGAGATTCTTCTTATATCTGGAAAGGCCATCAATGATGCGGTGAAGCAGCTAAAGGTAAATATGCTAATCGTACTATCTGAGGGTGTTCATCATCCAGAGCTGGATCAATACCCAAGTGTATACAAGTACCAGTCTTCCGACAACGTCATCCGGGAGGTTATGAGCTGTTATGGAGCAGACAAAGAACCACATCAGGAAACTCCTGTATTAAAACATGAAACACAGATTATCGGAGTCTACTCTCCAATAGGGCGGACGCAAAAGACCTCCTTTGCACTGACTCTGGGTCAGATACTTGCAAAAGACCGGGCCGTTCTGTATCTGAATCTTGAAAATTTCTCAGGCTTTGACCTTCTGCTTGAACAGAATTTTGATCATACCTTAAGTGATCTCCTTTATTTTCTGCGTCAGGAAAATGTAAATCTCCCCTACAAATTGGGAGGGATGGTCCAGAGCATACAAAACCTGGACTTCGTCCCACCCGCACTATGCCCCATGGATATACAGTGCACCACCTGTGAGGAGTGGATGTCACTCATAGATATGATTGTTAAAGATAGCAGCTACGAAATTTTGATATTGGACCTTGGGGACGGTGTTCATGAGCTGTTCCGGATTCTCGAATCCTGTGAGCAAATTTATGTTCCCATCCGCAGCGATGCATTTTCTATAGCTAAGATTGCACAGTTTGAACATCTGCTGCATGTCTGGGGACACGACAGTCTGCCGAAAAAGATTCAAAAGATTAAGCCCCCATTTCATACCACAAACCATACGGGAAGATCCTATATTGAAAATCTGGTTTGGAGTGAGCTGGGCGACCATATTCGGGAAATGCGCAGAAGGGAGAATTTGTTTTGA
- a CDS encoding A24 family peptidase, which produces MTTAAVYMDLKDEKIPNNWILTGWTAGILFQLFLNGAVQIPYLLSGALLPIVMLFPLFTARMLGAGDIKLLSVLGVFMGPGKIFICILYSFLCGAILSFAFLIFCHSLFDRMQYFITYFQRFIHLKQRISYRLPGKNRPEHLHFSVAVLIGVLLWIGGFY; this is translated from the coding sequence TTGACTACTGCAGCGGTATATATGGATTTAAAAGACGAGAAGATACCCAATAACTGGATTCTGACAGGCTGGACTGCCGGCATTTTGTTTCAGCTCTTTCTGAACGGAGCTGTCCAGATTCCTTATCTTCTGTCCGGAGCCCTGCTCCCCATAGTGATGCTGTTCCCGTTGTTTACTGCAAGAATGTTAGGCGCGGGTGATATTAAGCTTTTATCTGTTCTGGGCGTATTTATGGGGCCTGGTAAGATATTTATATGCATTCTCTATTCTTTTTTATGTGGAGCGATACTTTCCTTCGCATTCTTAATTTTCTGTCATTCGTTATTCGACCGCATGCAATATTTCATAACTTATTTCCAGCGGTTTATTCACTTAAAGCAGAGAATTTCATACCGTCTGCCTGGCAAGAACCGCCCGGAGCATCTGCACTTTTCCGTGGCAGTCTTAATAGGAGTTCTATTGTGGATAGGAGGTTTTTATTGA
- a CDS encoding rhomboid family intramembrane serine protease, whose translation MGSENYNEDIIDEMRRSPVCWMNYIIIGINIVVFALVEATGSSLDAAHMVDWGAAYTPLIKQGEFYRLFTCMFLHFGIEHLFNNMFLLFFVGYYLEQYVGKIRYLIIYLGGGLLGSLGSWAMEVSQGTEIVSAGASGAIFSVLGALVIIVWHYRGHKGNLSVRRLLAMIALSVYVGFRSTGVDNLAHVGGLLGGAFLALFPVRFKKSENEV comes from the coding sequence ATGGGATCAGAGAACTATAATGAAGATATCATAGACGAGATGCGAAGAAGTCCGGTATGCTGGATGAATTATATTATAATTGGGATCAATATTGTGGTATTTGCGTTGGTGGAGGCAACAGGAAGTTCACTGGATGCAGCGCATATGGTGGATTGGGGGGCCGCATATACTCCACTGATTAAGCAGGGAGAATTTTACCGTTTGTTTACCTGCATGTTTCTTCACTTTGGAATTGAGCATTTGTTTAATAATATGTTTTTGCTGTTTTTTGTGGGATATTATCTGGAACAATATGTGGGAAAGATAAGGTATTTGATTATCTATCTGGGAGGTGGGCTGCTGGGCAGCCTCGGTTCCTGGGCAATGGAAGTGTCACAGGGAACAGAAATTGTATCGGCGGGCGCATCGGGAGCAATATTTTCTGTGCTGGGAGCCCTTGTTATTATAGTCTGGCACTACAGGGGCCATAAAGGGAATCTCAGTGTGAGACGTTTACTTGCAATGATTGCATTATCTGTCTATGTAGGATTCCGTTCTACGGGTGTAGATAATCTGGCCCATGTAGGCGGACTTCTTGGGGGAGCCTTTCTGGCACTTTTTCCTGTTCGTTTTAAGAAATCGGAAAATGAAGTGTAA
- a CDS encoding two-component system sensor histidine kinase NtrB, translating into MKDEKYNYTLSKFSHEVRNPVTLINSFLQLMVQDHPEVATYNYYDKIEENMTILRSLLDELTDYNHAANLCKDEINLYLFLVKFTESAREMLKKDGIDLVLQKESAIPRIKLDPVKMNQLFSNLIRNAAEAIAPNEGRITISLTCDGDNIDIKCSDNGCGITQEQMDTIFHPFVTYKKDGNGLGLAICEEIMKGHNGSISVISVPEEGTEFTLHFPIS; encoded by the coding sequence ATGAAAGATGAAAAATATAACTACACATTGTCAAAATTCTCACACGAGGTGAGAAATCCGGTAACACTGATCAACAGTTTCCTGCAGCTAATGGTACAAGATCATCCGGAAGTCGCCACGTACAATTATTATGACAAAATCGAAGAAAATATGACGATTCTTCGATCTCTGTTGGACGAGCTTACAGATTATAACCACGCAGCCAATCTTTGCAAAGATGAGATAAATCTTTACCTGTTTCTTGTGAAATTTACTGAATCTGCACGGGAAATGTTAAAAAAGGATGGTATAGATCTTGTGCTTCAAAAAGAATCCGCTATCCCAAGAATCAAACTGGATCCTGTTAAAATGAATCAGCTGTTTTCAAATTTGATTCGCAATGCTGCAGAGGCTATCGCCCCAAATGAGGGGAGAATCACTATCAGCCTGACTTGCGATGGTGATAATATTGATATCAAATGCTCTGACAATGGCTGCGGCATTACGCAAGAACAGATGGATACCATCTTCCATCCTTTCGTAACCTATAAAAAAGACGGAAACGGGCTTGGTCTGGCTATTTGTGAAGAGATCATGAAAGGGCACAACGGTTCCATATCCGTAATATCCGTTCCAGAAGAGGGGACAGAGTTTACACTTCATTTTCCGATTTCTTAA
- a CDS encoding HIT family protein produces MDCIFCKIANGEIPSATLYEDENFRVVLDIGPASVGHTLILPKKHYEDVYELPDELAANAFCLAKRTANALKRGLHPEGLNILQNNGSMAGQTVFHFHIHLIPRYREDQIALSWEPGVLEESDKKKIIKKVREQF; encoded by the coding sequence ATGGACTGTATTTTTTGCAAAATTGCCAATGGCGAGATTCCTTCTGCAACATTGTATGAAGATGAGAATTTTCGGGTGGTGTTGGATATAGGACCGGCATCCGTTGGGCATACACTGATTCTACCTAAAAAACATTATGAAGATGTTTATGAGTTGCCGGATGAGCTGGCAGCTAATGCGTTCTGCCTGGCTAAGAGGACTGCAAATGCTTTGAAGCGGGGGCTGCATCCGGAAGGGCTGAATATACTTCAGAATAATGGAAGCATGGCAGGACAGACGGTATTTCATTTTCATATTCATCTGATTCCCAGATATCGGGAGGATCAGATTGCATTGTCATGGGAACCGGGGGTGTTGGAGGAAAGTGACAAAAAAAAGATCATAAAAAAAGTAAGAGAACAATTTTAA
- a CDS encoding RNA polymerase sigma factor, producing the protein MKKTEFREIYDQYHSLVTKIAYDVIEDFQLAQDITQDVFVSLYLNRNSIDMQRVKGWLITCTTRKAIDYRRKTYYEWEVVGKEDITYLGSDTISAECEVLKREILSQILAELYQKNRQWFYIIMKIDIEGEKPEAVANEMGITLNNLRVRHHRAKKWLSHRYTEK; encoded by the coding sequence ATGAAGAAGACAGAATTTAGGGAAATTTATGACCAGTACCATTCTCTTGTGACAAAAATTGCCTATGATGTTATTGAGGATTTTCAATTGGCGCAGGATATCACGCAGGATGTATTTGTCAGTCTATATCTGAATAGAAACAGCATTGACATGCAAAGAGTGAAAGGATGGCTGATTACCTGTACCACCAGAAAGGCAATCGATTACAGGAGGAAAACCTATTATGAGTGGGAAGTGGTAGGAAAAGAGGATATTACTTATTTGGGAAGTGATACCATTTCGGCAGAGTGTGAAGTTCTTAAAAGGGAGATTTTATCTCAAATATTGGCAGAGCTCTACCAAAAGAACAGACAATGGTTTTACATAATTATGAAAATTGATATTGAAGGAGAAAAACCGGAAGCTGTTGCCAATGAGATGGGCATTACTTTGAATAACCTCAGAGTCAGACATCATCGCGCAAAAAAATGGCTGAGTCATAGATATACTGAAAAATAA
- a CDS encoding undecaprenyldiphospho-muramoylpentapeptide beta-N-acetylglucosaminyltransferase, with the protein MKHIVLTGGGTAGHVTPNIALIPFLKKSGYQISYIGSYEGIEKKLIEELDIPYYGISSGKLRRYFDIKNFTDPFRVLKGFSNAKKHLKDLSPDIIFSKGGFVAVPVVLAAKRLKIPVIIHESDMTPGLANRLCIPSAARICCNFPETLASLPEEKAVLTGTPIRRELLAGNKLNALNFCNFTANKPVIMVIGGSLGSASVNDAVRSILPELLKDFQIIHLCGKGKVDASLEGVTGYVQYEYIKKELPDMFALADLVISRAGANAICEISSLAKPNLLIPLSAKASRGDQILNARSFERQGYSMVLEEESLTSQKLLDAIKELYADRNRYITAMKNSSHTDSIQVIMDLIETCS; encoded by the coding sequence ATGAAACACATTGTTCTGACAGGCGGCGGTACCGCCGGGCATGTAACACCTAATATAGCATTAATACCTTTCTTAAAAAAATCCGGTTATCAGATCTCTTATATTGGTTCTTATGAAGGGATAGAGAAAAAATTAATAGAGGAACTGGATATTCCCTATTATGGAATTTCGTCCGGCAAATTACGCCGTTATTTTGATATAAAAAACTTTACGGACCCGTTTCGCGTATTAAAAGGTTTCAGTAATGCAAAAAAACATCTGAAAGACCTGTCCCCCGATATTATATTTTCAAAAGGCGGATTTGTTGCCGTTCCTGTTGTTCTTGCTGCGAAGCGTCTTAAAATTCCGGTCATCATACATGAATCGGATATGACCCCAGGCCTGGCTAACAGATTATGTATACCCTCCGCAGCCAGAATCTGCTGTAATTTCCCCGAGACTCTCGCCTCTCTTCCTGAAGAAAAGGCTGTTTTGACCGGGACGCCCATTCGGCGTGAACTTCTTGCAGGGAATAAACTGAATGCGCTGAACTTCTGCAACTTTACTGCCAATAAACCTGTTATTATGGTAATCGGAGGAAGTCTGGGGTCTGCCTCTGTGAATGATGCAGTGCGATCCATCTTACCCGAACTTCTCAAAGATTTCCAGATTATACACCTCTGTGGAAAGGGAAAGGTCGATGCGTCTTTGGAAGGGGTTACCGGTTATGTTCAGTATGAATATATTAAAAAAGAGCTTCCCGATATGTTTGCCCTTGCAGATCTGGTGATCTCCCGCGCCGGCGCTAACGCCATATGTGAAATCAGTTCTCTGGCCAAGCCAAACCTCTTGATTCCCTTATCCGCAAAGGCTAGCAGGGGCGATCAAATTTTGAATGCCCGCTCCTTTGAAAGGCAGGGATACAGTATGGTACTTGAAGAAGAATCGCTTACCTCCCAGAAACTTTTAGATGCAATCAAAGAATTATATGCGGATAGAAACCGGTATATAACCGCCATGAAAAACAGCAGTCATACCGATTCTATTCAAGTGATTATGGATTTAATAGAAACCTGCTCATAA
- a CDS encoding MBL fold metallo-hydrolase RNA specificity domain-containing protein: MLITFLGAAHEVTGSCYYLEACGKRFLVDCGMEQGPNVFENEPIPVPPSNLDFVLLTHAHIDHSGNLPAIYAKGFRGLVYTTEATADLCDIMLRDSAHIQMFEAEWRNRKNKRRGKEEFIPAYTMQDAMGVIRNIKGYSYNQILDISPGIQVRFIDAGHLLGSASIELWLTEGDVTRKIVFSGDIGNLNQPLIKNPTYIKEADYVVMESTYGDRSHKAPPDYVKSLANILQETFSKGGNVVIPSFAVGRTQELLYFMRQIKEQKLIQGAGNFKVYVDSPLAVEATNIFQEHDAECFDEEAAELIRSGIDPIRFPGLRISITSDESKEINFDNDPKVIISASGMCDAGRIKHHLKHNLWREECTILFVGYQAVGTPGRALTEGADTIRLFGEAVQVNARIMMLQGISGHADNKGLMQWASSFEEHPNQVFVTHGEENVSEIFAERLRRELQYEVTVPYSGTVYDLKENKVVSAPTPVRIEKARQVDARKSAVYARLLAAGERLMAVIRHNEGGANKDLSKFADQINNLSDKWDR; encoded by the coding sequence ATGCTGATTACATTTTTAGGTGCAGCCCATGAAGTGACTGGGAGCTGTTATTATCTGGAAGCATGCGGGAAACGTTTTCTGGTGGATTGTGGTATGGAACAGGGTCCTAACGTGTTTGAAAACGAACCGATACCGGTGCCTCCGTCAAATTTGGACTTTGTACTGCTGACCCATGCGCACATAGATCATTCCGGGAATCTTCCTGCAATTTATGCGAAGGGATTCAGGGGACTTGTATATACCACTGAGGCAACAGCGGATCTTTGCGATATCATGCTCCGTGACAGTGCCCATATACAGATGTTCGAGGCTGAATGGAGGAACAGGAAAAACAAGAGACGTGGGAAAGAAGAGTTTATCCCGGCATATACGATGCAGGATGCTATGGGAGTGATCCGTAATATAAAGGGCTACTCTTATAATCAGATTCTTGATATAAGCCCAGGCATTCAAGTGCGTTTTATCGATGCAGGGCATCTGCTTGGATCTGCAAGTATTGAACTTTGGCTTACAGAAGGAGATGTAACCAGAAAAATTGTATTTTCGGGCGATATAGGAAATCTGAACCAGCCACTGATAAAAAACCCTACTTATATAAAAGAGGCTGATTATGTTGTAATGGAGTCCACATATGGCGATAGAAGCCACAAAGCACCGCCTGATTATGTGAAGTCCCTGGCCAATATTTTACAGGAAACCTTCTCCAAGGGAGGGAATGTTGTAATACCGTCCTTTGCCGTAGGCAGAACCCAGGAGTTGTTATATTTTATGCGGCAGATTAAGGAGCAGAAGTTAATTCAGGGAGCAGGAAACTTCAAGGTCTATGTTGACAGTCCATTGGCTGTTGAGGCAACAAATATTTTTCAGGAGCATGATGCAGAGTGTTTCGATGAGGAAGCGGCAGAACTGATCCGCAGTGGAATTGACCCCATCAGATTTCCGGGGCTTCGCATCTCTATTACCAGTGATGAATCAAAGGAAATTAACTTCGACAATGACCCCAAGGTAATTATATCCGCCAGCGGAATGTGTGATGCAGGGCGCATCAAGCATCACCTGAAACATAATCTCTGGAGAGAGGAGTGTACGATATTATTTGTAGGATATCAGGCAGTGGGCACTCCGGGAAGGGCTTTGACAGAAGGGGCTGATACCATACGTTTGTTTGGTGAAGCCGTACAGGTAAATGCCAGAATTATGATGCTGCAAGGTATCAGCGGGCATGCCGATAATAAGGGGCTGATGCAGTGGGCCTCATCTTTTGAAGAACATCCGAATCAGGTTTTTGTCACGCATGGGGAAGAGAATGTCTCCGAAATTTTTGCAGAGCGGCTGAGGAGGGAACTTCAATATGAAGTAACTGTGCCTTACAGCGGTACAGTATATGATTTGAAGGAAAATAAAGTGGTATCCGCACCCACACCAGTCCGTATTGAAAAGGCAAGGCAGGTGGATGCCAGAAAGAGTGCTGTATATGCCCGGTTGTTAGCTGCAGGTGAACGGCTCATGGCTGTCATCCGGCATAATGAGGGAGGGGCCAATAAGGACTTGTCTAAATTCGCTGATCAGATCAATAATCTCTCCGATAAATGGGACAGATGA
- a CDS encoding TIGR03905 family TSCPD domain-containing protein, with protein MVYKTHGTCSKQIEFNLTDGKVHNVNFTGGCDGNLKGICSLIEGMDAKEAIEKLEGIPCGFKKTSCPDQLAQALKQAL; from the coding sequence ATGGTATATAAAACCCATGGTACCTGCAGTAAGCAAATCGAGTTTAACCTGACCGACGGAAAAGTCCATAATGTAAACTTTACCGGAGGATGCGATGGGAACTTAAAGGGCATCTGCTCGCTGATTGAAGGTATGGATGCAAAGGAAGCAATCGAAAAGCTGGAAGGGATTCCCTGCGGCTTTAAGAAAACTTCATGTCCGGATCAGCTTGCTCAGGCATTAAAGCAGGCATTATAA